DNA sequence from the Butyricimonas faecalis genome:
CAGTTCGTGTCCTCATTCGCTTCGGGGGGATTCAACGGTAGCAAATGGGCGCCTCGTACCTCCAAATGGGGAAAGAGGTTCACCCATCCTCTCATGAACGATACGGGGACTCTGGCCCGGAGCATACAGTCGGAAGCCGGCCGGACAGACATAGTGGGACGGCGTTCGGACCGTACGCGCATCTTCCGGAAAGGCGCCAGGTATTGCATGTGGACTACGGAAAAGAGCTTTCCAGTCAAGGGCAAGCGGGGACGCAGCAAGGAGCGTTACGGGCATTATGCCGCCATACACAATACCGATCCGAAGTTCGGGCTGTACACGGTAAACCAGTATTCCACGCGCCGTCCCGTACACCGGCAGTTCATCGGATTCTCACCGAAGACGGACGACTATATCGCCGCCCATTTCATAGATATGATTTTTAAAGGATTTCCACACCAGCCGTTATGATAAAAGACAAACACCCAGCACCACAGCCCGCACAACCGTCGGCACCGGCGGAGAGCCTGCCTGAAGAAGTTTCCGCGAACCCTTTCGTGGAGATATACCGGGCCGTTAAGCGGGCTGTCCTGACCCTGCGGGAGAATCCGGACGACCCGTTGTCGCCGCCCCTGTTCAAAACCGTCGCTATCGACAACGGCCAGTTCGCCCGCATTGTCCGTGACGATAACACGGAGTATGAGACTGTGTTCCCTGCCGTGTTCATCCACTTTATCAACGTGAGGTACCTGGTACAGCAACAGCGTATCGGTGAGGGACGCGCCACCATGCGCGTGCGGTTTATCTTGAATACGCTCAACAATGCGGACGAAGACAAGGAATGCGAGGCGTTTCTGGTCTTCCAGCGGCTCAATGTAGCCATACAGGATGCCAAGAACCATGAGCCGGCGCTGAGCGAGCGGTGCAACCTGACCTATTTCGACATGCCGCTTTCAACCAATATGTTGCAGGCGTACTGGATAGACTACGAGGTATGGTTCAGGGAATCTTCCGCGTGGAAATACAGGGACTGGGTAAAAAGGTATGTGGTCATGCCCCCGTTCACCCAACACAGCGATGCGCCGCAACATGACAGCGGCGGACACGGCTTCCATCCGCGTCCGGAACATGACGAAGTATCTGGTTTTTCGGATACCGGATCGGAAAATTGAAATCCATGCAGGAGATTTATCCGCACTGCGTATAAACAGACATGAATCAGCAGATAATACAAGACTCATGATACATTTTCTGTACTTGCTGAATTTAGAATGTTCAGCATGCCGGTCTTGATACAAATAGTTGCAACCGGTCTGTAATTTGAACAATCTATTATACTGTAAAGATAATCGCATTTCCATAAATGGATGGATTCTCATATTTCCACTTCCATAAATAGCAGTGCAAAACCTTTTCTTTTTCCACCGCCTACTCTTGTTCAAATAACCCTTGCATATGGATATGAACACACTTCAATATGTCGTCGGAGAGGCGAAGGCAGGCCAGCCGGCTGTTATCCGTTTCTTCGGTCGCGTGACGGAAGAGACGACCTCACGTTTCAATGACGAGTTCGACTTTTTGGAAAATATCATCCGTCCCTCCTGTATCCGCGTGTTGATCAACTCGGAGGGCGGCAGTGTCCTTTACGGCATGTCCACCTATTCCACCATCGCCAATGCCACGGTGGATACGGAATGTATCATCGAAGGGGTCGCGGCATCGATGGCCTCCATCATCTGGGCGGCGGGCAAGCGTTCTCTCATGCGTGATTATGCCATACTGATGATTCATAACCCGATGTTGCCGGACGATGACGGAGGGGAACCGTCGGACATGGTAACGGCTTTTACCAAACAGATCGAGACGATTTACCGGAAACGGTTCGGCCTGAAAGCGGAGCATGTGCGGGCCATCATGGACGGACAGGCAGGAAAGGACGGGACCTATTTCGACGCACAGGCTGCCGTCAAGGCCGGCATCATACCTGCGGAGCATGTCATCCATACCTCGAAGCAGCTTTGCCGTAAAGTGCATGACGAGATAGAAGGATTGACCGATACGGCCGCCATCCAGGAACTGATGAGCCGTGTCAGCGCGGGAAATAAACCTTTCAAAGGCATTGAACCTACTCTTACAGAAACGGAAAACGATATGGCAAACGAAAACAAGACACAAGGCTTTGAGTACGGGGCGATTGCAGCCTCGCTGGGCATGAAGGACGGTGAGGTCAAGGACGTGATGGCACGTATCTCTGAACTGGCCGCGATGGAACCCAAATACAGAGAAATACAGAAATCACTGAGCGACGCGCAGACCGTCATCGCCGGAAAAGACGCCTCCATCCGGAACTTGCAGACAGACCTGGCCGCAGCGACGGCACGCCTTTCCGCCTACGAGCAGAAAGAGAAGGACGAGCAGGCTTCCCGTATCGAGACATTGGTGGAGAATGCCATTGCAGAAGGCAAGATTGACCGTGAGGCGAAAACGCAGTGGGTGGAGATGGCCGGTTCCAACTTCGAGTTGGCGGAAAGCACGCTGGCTTCCATTCCCGCGCGGGAGAAAATCTCGAAGGAAATCGCCGATGACCCTGCCAACATCCAGGCCACGGCGGAAGCGACAAAGACCGCCGAACAGCTGATGGCCGAGAAGGTGGCGGAAGTGGTCGGTGCGGATTTCAAGTTCCGAAAGCTCTGACAGACTATCCGCGGGCGTCCGCCCGATTTTAACTGACATGCCGGAGACCGCAGTGTCTCGCGCGGAAACAGCAGGTATCCGCCAGTCGGCCGAGTTTCATTCTTCAACGGAAAACTTAAAACGACAATGGCTGATACAGTAAACTTTCTTCAAAACGGGTATAGCGGCGAAGTACTTGAGGACTTGCTGACCTATACCGTGCAGGGCAATGATACGGTCCGCGAGGGACTGATTCATATCAAGACGGGCATCCAGCACCGCTATACGCTTCCTGCCATCAAGCTGGGCAACATTATCCAGGACAACGTGCCGACCCCACAACCCATCCACGGAGCCAAGGGCGATGACGGCACGAACGAGTACCAGTTCACCGAACGCCATCTTGAGCCGTCCGATTTTATGGTCTATCTCGAGTTTAACCCGAGGGACTACGAGAAGTACTGGCGTTTCGCGCAGCCGGAAGGCAATCTCGTGTTCCGCGAGCTCGACCCGAAAATCCAGGCGACGATGCTCCGTCTCCTTATGGACAAGAAAAACGAGTATATCGGAAACGCCATCTGGACTTCCGCCCGCGGAGGAGAGACGGTGGCCAAGATTACCGCACCGGAAGGCTGCACGAAAATCGGAGCCAACAAGGAGAAATATTTTGACGGGGTCATCAAACGGATCCTCGACAATGTGAACTCCTC
Encoded proteins:
- a CDS encoding Clp protease ClpP, whose translation is MDMNTLQYVVGEAKAGQPAVIRFFGRVTEETTSRFNDEFDFLENIIRPSCIRVLINSEGGSVLYGMSTYSTIANATVDTECIIEGVAASMASIIWAAGKRSLMRDYAILMIHNPMLPDDDGGEPSDMVTAFTKQIETIYRKRFGLKAEHVRAIMDGQAGKDGTYFDAQAAVKAGIIPAEHVIHTSKQLCRKVHDEIEGLTDTAAIQELMSRVSAGNKPFKGIEPTLTETENDMANENKTQGFEYGAIAASLGMKDGEVKDVMARISELAAMEPKYREIQKSLSDAQTVIAGKDASIRNLQTDLAAATARLSAYEQKEKDEQASRIETLVENAIAEGKIDREAKTQWVEMAGSNFELAESTLASIPAREKISKEIADDPANIQATAEATKTAEQLMAEKVAEVVGADFKFRKL